From the Carya illinoinensis cultivar Pawnee chromosome 4, C.illinoinensisPawnee_v1, whole genome shotgun sequence genome, one window contains:
- the LOC122306673 gene encoding IQ domain-containing protein IQM1-like has protein sequence MGLAYNIGLSPKGGRATLRTDSFKKTDSETLSLSGCCNNTRSNHLSRLSDCKPENVVLETGLSFKSLAQEKENIGTNCNGLKHNPIPTLSLPEQAVFFSPRPKSELDAAAVKLQKVYKSYRTRRNLADCAVVVEELWWKALDFAALRRSSVSFFNVEKTETAVSRWARARTRAAKVGKGLSKDEKAQKLALQHWLEAIDPRHRYGHNLHLYYDVWFKSESTQPFFYWLDVGDGKEINLEKCLRTVLQRQCIKYLGPNEREAYEIIVENGKLVYRQSGLLLETVEGSKWIFVLSTTRALYVGQKKKGVFQHSSFLSGGATTAAGRLVAHDGVLEAIWPYSGHYHPTEENFREFITFLEENQVDLTNVKRFAIDDDSVSFKVTGEEPNPESFMGRAKSMQSEDSKTMAREEIRIIAANKNANVGVPPVFASAKPLSCKWTTGLGPRIGCVRDYPTELQSRALEQVNLSPKLPSGPLHKYGPIPSPRPSPKVRMSPRLASMGLPMSPRTPIPAAN, from the exons ATGGGTTTGGCCTACAACATCGGTTTGAGCCCCAAAGGTGGACGTGCGACTTTGAGAACAGACAGCTTTAAGAAAACTGATTCAGAAACCTTGAGCCTGTCGGGTTGTTGTAATAATACGAGAAGTAATCATTTAAGCCGCTTAAGCGATTGCAAACCCGAAAATGTTGTTCTCGAAACTGGTCTTTCATTCAAGAGTCTTGCTCAAGAAAAGGAGAACATAGGTACTAACTGCAATGGATTGAAACATAACCCAATTCCAACACTTTCTCTGCCAGAACAGGCAGTATTTTTTTCTCCGAGACCCAAAAGTGAGCTTGATGCTGCTGCGGTTAAGCTCCAAAAAGTCTACAAAAGTTACAGGACTCGAAGAAACCTTGCAGATTGTGCAGTGGTTGTGGAAGAGCTATG GTGGAAAGCATTGGACTTTGCTGCTCTAAGGCGTAGTTCTGTGTCATTCTTCAATGTTGAGAAAACGGAAACTGCTGTTTCGCGGTGGGCGAGGGCAAGGACAAGAGCAGCCAAG GTTGGAAAGGGCTTGTCCAAAGACGAGAAAGCTCAAAAACTAGCTCTGCAGCACTGGCTTGAAGCT ATTGACCCGCGCCATAGGTATGGGCACAACCTCCACTTGTACTATGATGTCTGGTTTAAAAGTGAGAGCACTCAACCATTCTTCTATTG GCTGGATGTTGGagatggaaaagaaataaaccTAGAGAAATGCCTGAGGACTGTTCTGCAACGCCAATGTATCAAGTATCTTGGACCA AATGAAAGGGAAGCATATGAAATAATAGTTGAAAATGGGAAGCTTGTTTACAGACAAAGTGGACTGCTCCTGGAAACCGTGGAGGGTTCTAAGTGGATATTCGTTCTCAGTACAACAAGAGCTTTGTATGTGGGTCAGAAGAAGAAAGGTGTGTTTCAACATTCGAGCTTTCTTTCCGGGGGTGCCACAACAGCAGCTGGAAGATTAGTGGCCCACGATGGGGTTCTTGAG GCTATTTGGCCATACAGTGGTCATTATCACCCTACAGAAGAGAACTTCAGGGAATTCATTACCTTTCTTGAAGAGAACCAAGTAGATCTCACCAATGTGAAG AGATTTGCAATCGATGATGACAGTGTATCATTTAAGGTCACTGGTGAAGAGCCAAACCCAGAATCATTTATGGGGCGTGCTAAATCTATGCAATCAGAGGATTCAAAGACAATGGCCCGAGAGGAGATTAGAATCATAGCCGCAAATAAGAATGCTAACGTGGGTGTGCCACCAGTTTTCGCCTCAGCCAAGCCCTTGTCTTGCAAATGGACGACAGGGCTTGGACCCCGAATTGGGTGCGTCCGGGACTACCCTACAGAGTTACAATCGAGAGCATTGGAACAAGTTAACCTATCACCAAAGCTGCCATCAGGACCTCTCCACAAATACGGTCCAATTCCTTCCCCACGGCCCAGCCCAAAGGTTAGGATGTCCCCCAGGCTTGCATCCATGGGACTCCCAATGAGTCCCCGGACCCCTATTCCTGCAGCTAACTAA